One window of the Raphanus sativus cultivar WK10039 unplaced genomic scaffold, ASM80110v3 Scaffold2407, whole genome shotgun sequence genome contains the following:
- the LOC108829388 gene encoding uncharacterized protein LOC108829388: MGNCLIHDNGFAGKDLEPELPVELLEEGKVSSGEEGGNERSTPKESKVVRIKVVVTKGELREILGHKRGIYSIQDLAHVLKDSGRNISRAYEEEEEEQDENWRPTLESIPEN; encoded by the coding sequence ATGGGAAACTGCCTGATACACGACAATGGCTTTGCTGGAAAAGATCTCGAACCCGAGCTCCCGGTTGAGTTATTGGAAGAAGGTAAAGTGAGTAGCGGTGAGGAAGGAGGAAATGAAAGATCAACACCAAAAGAGTCTAAAGTGGTGAGGATCAAAGTAGTGGTGACAAAAGGAGAACTTAGAGAAATCTTGGGTCACAAGAGAGGTATCTATTCCATTCAAGACTTAGCTCATGTTCTCAAAGATAGTGGCAGAAACATCTCCAGGgcttatgaagaagaagaagaagaacaagatgaaAACTGGAGGCCTACGTTAGAAAGTATTCCTGAGAACTAA